The Megalopta genalis isolate 19385.01 chromosome 9, iyMegGena1_principal, whole genome shotgun sequence genome includes a window with the following:
- the LOC117221149 gene encoding U11/U12 small nuclear ribonucleoprotein 35 kDa protein — protein MTDPLQNWSPYAKEYDPLKAGSIDGTDTEPHDKAVSRAMQAHYEPPHGLKSKPERTLFVARFGPKITKHDLKDFFSRYGDVLSAKVIVDIVTGLSQGYGFVEMRNEDEARRAVRRSMDTALRGYKIFVDYECGRTMKGWKPRRLGGGFGGKKESGQLRFGGRDRPFKKPIVPNIIRHHK, from the exons ATG ACAGATCCATTACAGAATTGGAGTCCGTATGCCAAAGAATACGATCCTCTGAAAGCTGGCAGCATCGACGGCACGGACACAGAACCGCATGATAAAGCTGTCAGCCGAGCAATGCAAGCACATTATGAGCCTCCTCATGGATTGAAATCTAAACCAGAAAGGAcattatttgtagctagattTGGTCCAAAGATTACTAAACACGATTTGAAAGAT TTTTTTTCTAGATATGGGGATGTTTTATCGGCAAAAGTCATAGTTGACATTGTAACAGGCCTATCCCAAGGTTATGGATTTGTGGAAATGAGAAACGAGGATGAAGCTAGAAGGGCTGTCAGACGTTCGATGGATACAGCTTTAAGGGGCTACAAAATTTTTGTTGATTACGAATGTGGTCGCACCATGAAAGGCTGGAAACCGAGGAGGCTTG gCGGTGGTTTTGGCGGCAAGAAAGAATCTGGACAGCTGAGATTTGGAGGAAGAGACAGACCTTTCAAAAAACCAATTGTTCCTAATATTATAAGACACCATAAATAA